A genomic segment from Nicotiana tabacum cultivar K326 chromosome 7, ASM71507v2, whole genome shotgun sequence encodes:
- the LOC107760949 gene encoding serpin-ZX-like — MFQLRSLFQQHRDVSLKLARHVFFSDFEGHQSLAKGSTRKQTDAFLTLANPVLPTAVHKGESNMVFSPLLMQVVLGLMTAGSAGPSRDELLSFLKSNSTDEINYLSSQLVDCVLLDASPNGGLRLSAANSVWVDQSARLKPSFTQIVDNVYKATSLSVDFASKPLEVVNQVNQWAEKETAGLINEILPVDAVDHLTRLVFANSLYFKGVWSEKFNASMTKNSEFHLLNGTSVQVPFMTCQSKRYVKAYEGFKMLRLPYKRGLDRRHFSMYFFLPDANDGLPGLVEKVTSDSEFLERHLPYAKVGVPEFRIPKFKISFGFEASEILKGLGVVSPFSGHALTEMVETICNKGLFVDSIFHKSVIEIDEEGTKGAAAITDEIGLRSHSGEKVDFIADHPFLFLIREDGTGVVLFAGSILNPLLE, encoded by the exons ATGTTTCAACTCCGGAGTCTGTTTCAGCAGCATAGGGATGTCTCTTTGAAGCTTGCAAGGCATGTATTCTTCAGCGATTTTGAAGGCCATCAGTCCCTAGCAAAAGGATCGACCAGGAAACAAACAGATGCATTCTTAACCTTAGCCAATCCTGTTCTCCCAACGGCGGTTCACAAAGGGGAAAGTAACATGGTCTTCTCTCCGTTGTTGATGCAAGTAGTGTTGGGTCTCATGACGGCGGGTTCAGCTGGTCCAAGCCGCGACGAGCTTCTCTCTTTCCTCAAATCCAATTCTACTGATGAAATCAACTATCTCTCTTCTCAGCTCGTCGACTGTGTCCTTCTTGATGCTAGCCCCAATGGTGGCCTTCGTTTGTCTGCCGCTAACAGCGTCTGGGTCGATCAGTCTGcgaggttgaagccttctttcacACAGATTGTGGACAATGTTTACAAGGCTACTTCTCTTTCTGTTGATTTTGCGTCCAAG CCTCTTGAGGTGGTCAATCAAGTGAATCAATGGGCTGAAAAGGAGACAGCCGGTCTCATCAATGAAATTCTACCTGTTGACGCAGTTGACCATTTAACCAGACTTGTCTTTGCAAACTCACTTTACTTCAAAGGTGTCTGGAGTGAGAAGTTCAATGCATCAATGACAAAGAACAGTGAATTCCACCTTCTCAATGGGACCTCCGTTCAAGTGCCCTTCATGACTTGCCAGAGCAAGCGATATGTAAAAgcttatgaaggcttcaagatgtTGAGGCTTCCTTATAAACGTGGCTTGGATAGGCGTCATTTCTCCATGTATTTCTTTCTGCCTGATGCGAATGATGGACTGCCAGGCCTGGTGGAAAAAGTCACTTCAGACTCCGAATTCTTGGAGCGTCACCTTCCATATGCGAAGGTTGGAGTTCCTGAATTTCGTATCCCCAAATTTAAAATATCTTTTGGATTTGAAGCTTCTGAAATTCTGAAAGGGCTAGGCGTGGTATCGCCTTTCTCTGGCCATGCCCTCACCGAGATGGTGGAGACCATTTGTAACAAGGGCCTGTTTGTTGATAGCATCTTTCATAAGTCCGTTATTGAGATAGATGAAGAGGGCACAAAAGGTGCTGCTGCAATCACTGATGAGATTGGCCTAAGGTCTCATTCAGGAGAGAAAGTAGATTTCATTGCTGATCATCCGTTTCTCTTTCTGATTAGAGAAGATGGAACAGGCGTGGTATTGTTTGCAGGTAGCATCCTTAATCCTCTCCTTGAGTAA
- the LOC107760948 gene encoding ferric reduction oxidase 2-like has product MDSRMAQRTSSPSSSNSNGFQAIIMALLLTVTIGYFLLLIVTPTNMYRQIWTPMIKAQTATSTYFGAQGRTLLMNTFPFIFIAVLGCVYLHLWKKSNDKNINRVEGKQKLTIWRRPIIMKGLGIVSRIELCFFVMFIALLVWTFASYLHIIFPTITPKSVAKKGEKVWEAKLEDSALRLGLVGNIALTFLFVPVTRGSSVLQVFGLTSEASVKYHIWLGHIVMTLFSAHGICYIIYWAATHQLSEMLKWAKTDISNLAGELSLLSGLVLWIATFPRIRRKMFELFFYTHHLYILFVVFFVFHVGVSYAGIMLPGFYLFMVDRYLRFLQSRSNVRLVSARVLPCETVELNFSKSKGLRYTPTSIMFVNVPSISKMQWHPFTITSSSSLEADKLSVVIKGEGSWSKKLYQMLSSPIHLTLNGQFGNKYSDIVTHDLLIMVSGGSGITPFISIIRELIHTSESQKCKTPEILLLSVFKNSQDLTMLDLLLPISGAPSETSKLGLQIEAYVTREKQPILAEDNKHLRTIWFKPNPSDQPITPILGQNNWLWLGAIISSSFIIFLISLGALNRYYIYPIDKNTNDIYSYPIKAVLNMLLICISIVITSTAAFVCNKRRSGMDAKQIQNMEGATPTSSPNSWFYNADKEMESLPQQSLLQSTNLHFGERPDLKRILFERKESSVGVLVCGPKKMRHEVANICSSGLASNLHFESISFSW; this is encoded by the exons GGAGGACACTGTTGATGAACACATTTCCTTTCATATTTATTGCTGTCTTGGGATGTGTATACCTTCATTTATGGAAGAAATCCAACGATAAAAACATCAATAG AGTTGAGGGAAAACAAAAGTTGACAATATGGAGGAGGCCGATAATCATGAAGGGGCTAGGGATTGTTTCAAGGATTGAGCTTTGCTTTTTCGTCATGTTCATCGCACTTTTAGTCTGGACTTTTGCGTCTTACTTGCATATTATCTTTCCCACTATTACACCAAAGTCTGTAGCCAAAAAGGGAGAGAAAGT ATGGGAAGCCAAGTTGGAAGATTCAGCCCTGAGGTTAGGACTTGTTGGAAATATAGCTCTTACGTTTCTGTTTGTTCCAGTCACAAGAGGTTCCTCAGTGCTGCAAGTCTTTGGTCTGACTTCTGAAGCAAGTGTTAAATACCATATATGGCTTGGTCATATCGTAATGACTCTTTTCTCTGCTCATGGCATTTGTTACATTATCTATTGGGCTGCCACTCATCAATTGTCTGAg ATGCTTAAATGGGCAAAAACTGATATCTCAAATTTGGCTGGAGAGTTGTCATTGCTTTCTGGATTGGTGTTGTGGATTGCAACATTCCCTCGCATTAGGAGAAAGATGTTTGAACTCTTCTTCTACACTCATCACCTCTACATCCTCTTCGTCGTCTTCTTTGTCTTCCATGTTGGCGTCTCTTATGCTGGAATTATGCTTCCCGGTTTCTACCTCTTCATGGTTGATCGATACTTGAGATTCTTACAGTCGCGATCAAATGTTCGTCTGGTCTCAGCTCGAGTTCTACCATGTGAAACTGTTGAGCTAAACTTCTCCAAGAGTAAAG GTTTACGATATACACCAACTAGCATCATGTTTGTGAATGTACCTAGCATTTCAAAAATGCAATGGCATCCTTTTACAATCACTTCAAGCAGTAGTTTGGAGGCAGATAAGCTCAGTGTTGTCATTAAGGGTGAAGGAAGTTGGTCCAAGAAACTTTACCAGATGCTTTCTTCCCCTATCCATTTAACACTTAATGGTCAGTTTGGTAATAAATATAGTGATATTGTCAC GCATGATTTATTGATTATGGTGAGCGGCGGGAGTGGAATCACCCCTTTCATATCCATTATAAGGGAGCTAATCCACACAAGTGAATCACAGAAATGCAAGACACCAGAAATCCTACTCTTAAGTGTGTTCAAGAACTCACAAGACCTCACCATGTTAGACCTTCTCCTTCCCATTAGTGGTGCCCCTTCAGAAACATCTAAGTTAGGCCTACAAATTGAGGCTTATGTAACAAGAGAAAAGCAACCCATATTAGCAGAAGACAACAAGCACTTGAGGACCATATGGTTCAAACCCAACCCATCTGATCAGCCAATCACTCCAATTCTTGGCCAGAACAATTGGCTTTGGCTTGGTGCTATCATATCATCTTCCTTCATCATTTTCTTGATTTCTTTGGGGGCTTTGAATAGATATTACATCTATCCAATTGATAAAAATACCAATGACATTTACTCTTATCCGATAAAGGCGGTGCTGAATATGCTTCTCATTTGCATTTCCATAGTCATCACAAGTACTGCAGCATTTGTGTGTAACAAGAGACGCAGTGGCATGGACGCCAAACAAATTCAGAACATGGAAGGTGCAACTCCAACGTCTTCACCTAATTCTTGGTTCTATAATGCTGATAAGGAGATGGAGAGTTTGCCCCAACAATCACTTCTTCAGTCAACTAATCTCCATTTTGGTGAAAGGCCTGACCTTAAAA GGATTCTTTTTGAGAGGAAAGAATCAAGTGTTGGAGTTCTAGTGTGTGGTCCAAAGAAGATGAGACATGAAGTTGCAAACATTTGTTCATCTGGTTTAGCATCCAACCTTCATTTTGAGTCCATCAGCTTCAGTTGGTGA